The bacterium genome includes the window GGTCGGCGATCTTGATCTCGCTGCCGGAGTACTTGCCGATCAGCACGCGATCACCGGCCTTGACGTCCATCGGCGCGCGGTTGCCATCGTCGTTGATTTTGCCGGGGCCGACGGCGACGACCTCCGCCTCTTGCGGTTTCTCCTTGGCGGAGTCCGGAATGATGATGCCGCCGCGGA containing:
- a CDS encoding co-chaperone GroES — encoded protein: MNIRPLHDRVVAKRVESEEEVRGGIIIPDSAKEKPQEAEVVAVGPGKINDDGNRAPMDVKAGDRVLIGKYSGSEIKIADQELVILREDEILAVIES